From Coffea arabica cultivar ET-39 chromosome 10e, Coffea Arabica ET-39 HiFi, whole genome shotgun sequence, one genomic window encodes:
- the LOC113712222 gene encoding uncharacterized protein isoform X2, producing MAYQQQQQPPPPVPGPGSGSSSGSGLQFLNSPFGDTTFTKVFVGGLAWETQSDTMRRYFEQFGEILEAVVITDKNTGRSKGYGFVTFRDPESARRACADPTPIIDGRRANCNLASLGRPRPALPFGRLRSPTPYLGGLPANRGAYVGSFGYQQPVSYGYQQGLMYSPFGYATYSPDYVYPQGVYNPYAGQQYVHVYGLPGTVNSTMYPYSQMGQTVPGSHSYAALQGYTVPNHQLVQFGGPSVNAMTTSSIPTIQAPYPTGIASPVPPQPQFLLPAHTPQFMQGSGSDQNAG from the exons ATGGCGtatcagcagcagcagcagccccCACCCCCGGTTCCGGGTCCGGGCTCGGGTTCCAGCTCGGGTTCTGGGCTTCAATTTCTCAATTCTCCGTTTGGGGACACCACTTTCACAAAGGTCTTTGTTGGAGGCCTGGCCTGGGAGACTCAGAGCGATACCATGCGTCGCTACTTTGAGCAGTTTGGTGAGATTCTTGAAGCTGTTGTTATCACCGATAAGAATACTGGCCGATCCAAAGGCTACGGCTTC GTGACTTTCCGGGACCCTGAATCAGCTAGGAGGGCATGTGCCGATCCAACACCAATTATTGATGGTAGGCGTGCTAATTGTAATTTGGCTTCATTGGGGCGACCTCGGCCTGCTTTGCCCTTTG GACGGCTTAGATCACCAACACCTTACCTTGGAGGTCTTCCAGCTAATAGAGGCGCCTATGTTGGAAGTTTTGGGTATCAGCAACCAGTTTCTTATGGCTATCAACAAGGCTTGATGTATTCTCCATTTGG GTATGCAACATACAGTCCAGATTATGTCTATCCTCAG GGTGTTTACAATCCTTATGCGGGGCAGCAGTACGTTCACGTATATGGTCTGCCTGGGACTGTTAATTCAACTATGTATCCTTACAGCCAGATGGGTCAGACAGTTCCTGGGAGTCATAGTTATGCAGCATTGCAGGGGTACACAGTGCCCAATCATCAGCTTGTGCAGTTTGGGGGGCCTAGCGTCAATGCTATGACTACATCATCTATACCAACAATTCAGGCCCCATACCCAACAG gtATTGCATCACCTGTTCCTCCACAGCCTCAGTTTCTACTTCCTGCTCATACTCCTCAGTTCATGCAAGGTAGCGGATCTGACCAAAATGCAGGGTGA
- the LOC113712222 gene encoding uncharacterized protein isoform X3 has translation MAYQQQQQPPPPVPGPGSGSSSGSGLQFLNSPFGDTTFTKVFVGGLAWETQSDTMRRYFEQFGEILEAVVITDKNTGRSKGYGFVTFRDPESARRACADPTPIIDGRRANCNLASLGRPRPALPFVCYFMLLLVTGRLRSPTPYLGGLPANRGAYVGSFGYQQPVSYGYQQGLMYSPFGSYMVSMSGRIIGMQHTVQIMSILRVFTILMRGSSTFTYMVCLGLLIQLCILTARWVRQFLGVIVMQHCRGTQCPIISLCSLGGLASML, from the exons ATGGCGtatcagcagcagcagcagccccCACCCCCGGTTCCGGGTCCGGGCTCGGGTTCCAGCTCGGGTTCTGGGCTTCAATTTCTCAATTCTCCGTTTGGGGACACCACTTTCACAAAGGTCTTTGTTGGAGGCCTGGCCTGGGAGACTCAGAGCGATACCATGCGTCGCTACTTTGAGCAGTTTGGTGAGATTCTTGAAGCTGTTGTTATCACCGATAAGAATACTGGCCGATCCAAAGGCTACGGCTTC GTGACTTTCCGGGACCCTGAATCAGCTAGGAGGGCATGTGCCGATCCAACACCAATTATTGATGGTAGGCGTGCTAATTGTAATTTGGCTTCATTGGGGCGACCTCGGCCTGCTTTGCCCTTTG TGTGTTATTTTATGCTTCTACTGGTCACAGGACGGCTTAGATCACCAACACCTTACCTTGGAGGTCTTCCAGCTAATAGAGGCGCCTATGTTGGAAGTTTTGGGTATCAGCAACCAGTTTCTTATGGCTATCAACAAGGCTTGATGTATTCTCCATTTGG GAGTTACATGGTCAGCATGAGTGGACGAATAATAG GTATGCAACATACAGTCCAGATTATGTCTATCCTCAG GGTGTTTACAATCCTTATGCGGGGCAGCAGTACGTTCACGTATATGGTCTGCCTGGGACTGTTAATTCAACTATGTATCCTTACAGCCAGATGGGTCAGACAGTTCCTGGGAGTCATAGTTATGCAGCATTGCAGGGGTACACAGTGCCCAATCATCAGCTTGTGCAGTTTGGGGGGCCTAGCGTCAATGCTATGA
- the LOC113712222 gene encoding uncharacterized protein isoform X1 — MAYQQQQQPPPPVPGPGSGSSSGSGLQFLNSPFGDTTFTKVFVGGLAWETQSDTMRRYFEQFGEILEAVVITDKNTGRSKGYGFVTFRDPESARRACADPTPIIDGRRANCNLASLGRPRPALPFVCYFMLLLVTGRLRSPTPYLGGLPANRGAYVGSFGYQQPVSYGYQQGLMYSPFGYATYSPDYVYPQGVYNPYAGQQYVHVYGLPGTVNSTMYPYSQMGQTVPGSHSYAALQGYTVPNHQLVQFGGPSVNAMTTSSIPTIQAPYPTGIASPVPPQPQFLLPAHTPQFMQGSGSDQNAG, encoded by the exons ATGGCGtatcagcagcagcagcagccccCACCCCCGGTTCCGGGTCCGGGCTCGGGTTCCAGCTCGGGTTCTGGGCTTCAATTTCTCAATTCTCCGTTTGGGGACACCACTTTCACAAAGGTCTTTGTTGGAGGCCTGGCCTGGGAGACTCAGAGCGATACCATGCGTCGCTACTTTGAGCAGTTTGGTGAGATTCTTGAAGCTGTTGTTATCACCGATAAGAATACTGGCCGATCCAAAGGCTACGGCTTC GTGACTTTCCGGGACCCTGAATCAGCTAGGAGGGCATGTGCCGATCCAACACCAATTATTGATGGTAGGCGTGCTAATTGTAATTTGGCTTCATTGGGGCGACCTCGGCCTGCTTTGCCCTTTG TGTGTTATTTTATGCTTCTACTGGTCACAGGACGGCTTAGATCACCAACACCTTACCTTGGAGGTCTTCCAGCTAATAGAGGCGCCTATGTTGGAAGTTTTGGGTATCAGCAACCAGTTTCTTATGGCTATCAACAAGGCTTGATGTATTCTCCATTTGG GTATGCAACATACAGTCCAGATTATGTCTATCCTCAG GGTGTTTACAATCCTTATGCGGGGCAGCAGTACGTTCACGTATATGGTCTGCCTGGGACTGTTAATTCAACTATGTATCCTTACAGCCAGATGGGTCAGACAGTTCCTGGGAGTCATAGTTATGCAGCATTGCAGGGGTACACAGTGCCCAATCATCAGCTTGTGCAGTTTGGGGGGCCTAGCGTCAATGCTATGACTACATCATCTATACCAACAATTCAGGCCCCATACCCAACAG gtATTGCATCACCTGTTCCTCCACAGCCTCAGTTTCTACTTCCTGCTCATACTCCTCAGTTCATGCAAGGTAGCGGATCTGACCAAAATGCAGGGTGA